Proteins encoded in a region of the Frondihabitans sp. 762G35 genome:
- the sdhA gene encoding succinate dehydrogenase flavoprotein subunit, whose product MTDIPDSATAPTTVRDGIHYHQHDIVIVGAGGAGMRAAIEAGPNASTAVISKLYPTRSHTGAAQGGMAAALANVEEDNWEWHTFDTVKGGDYLVDQDAAEILAKEAIDAIIDLENMGLPFNRTPDGKIDQRRFGGHTAEHGKSPVRRSCYAADRTGHMILQTLYQNCVKFGINFFNEFYVLDLIMTEVDGEQRPAGVVAYELATGDLHVFQGKAVIFATGGFGKIYKTTSNAHTLTGDGVGIIWRKGLPLEDMEFFQFHPTGLAGLGILLSEAARGEGAILRNSEGERFMERYAPTIKDLAPRDIVARCMRTEIREGRGAGPNKDYVYLDITHLSPEVIDAKLPDITEFARTYLGVEPYTEPVPVLPTAHYAMGGIPTNVNAEVLLNNDTTVPGLYAAGECACVSVHGSNRLGTNSLLDINVFGKRAGKNAVEYVKTAEFVPLPDDAAEFVKGLVDQVRNASGTERIAVLRKELQDSMDDNAQVFRTEETLTEVTKVIESLRERYKNISVQDKGKRFNTDLLEAIELGFLLDLAEVVVYSARSRTESRGGHFREDYPTRDDEKWLVHTMAYLTGDAHSADAGDHIKLDTKPVVITNYQPMERKY is encoded by the coding sequence GTGACAGACATCCCCGATTCGGCAACCGCCCCCACGACCGTTCGCGACGGCATCCACTACCACCAGCACGACATCGTCATCGTCGGCGCCGGCGGGGCGGGGATGCGCGCGGCCATCGAGGCCGGTCCGAACGCGTCGACCGCGGTCATCTCGAAGCTCTACCCGACGCGCTCCCACACGGGTGCGGCGCAGGGCGGCATGGCCGCCGCCCTCGCCAACGTCGAGGAGGACAACTGGGAGTGGCACACCTTCGACACCGTCAAGGGCGGCGACTACCTCGTCGACCAGGACGCCGCGGAGATCCTCGCCAAAGAGGCGATCGACGCGATCATCGACCTCGAGAACATGGGCCTGCCCTTCAACCGGACGCCCGACGGGAAGATCGACCAGCGCCGCTTCGGCGGTCACACGGCGGAGCACGGCAAGAGCCCCGTGCGGCGTTCCTGCTACGCGGCTGACCGCACGGGTCACATGATCCTGCAGACGCTTTACCAGAACTGCGTCAAGTTCGGCATCAACTTCTTCAACGAGTTCTACGTTCTCGACCTGATCATGACCGAGGTGGACGGCGAGCAGCGTCCCGCGGGCGTCGTCGCCTACGAGCTGGCCACGGGAGACCTCCACGTCTTCCAGGGCAAGGCCGTCATCTTCGCGACCGGAGGCTTCGGGAAGATCTACAAGACGACGTCCAACGCCCACACCCTCACGGGCGACGGCGTCGGGATCATCTGGCGCAAGGGCCTCCCGCTGGAGGACATGGAGTTCTTCCAGTTCCACCCGACCGGTCTCGCCGGGCTGGGCATCCTGCTCTCCGAGGCCGCCCGCGGTGAGGGCGCGATCCTCCGCAACAGCGAGGGCGAGCGCTTCATGGAGCGCTACGCCCCCACCATCAAGGACCTCGCCCCGCGCGATATCGTCGCCCGCTGCATGCGCACCGAGATCCGCGAGGGCCGGGGGGCCGGTCCGAACAAGGACTACGTCTACCTCGACATCACCCACCTCTCGCCCGAGGTCATCGACGCGAAGCTCCCCGACATCACCGAGTTCGCCCGCACGTACCTCGGCGTCGAGCCCTACACGGAGCCCGTGCCCGTCCTCCCGACGGCGCACTACGCGATGGGCGGCATCCCGACGAACGTCAACGCCGAGGTGCTGCTGAACAACGACACCACCGTCCCGGGTCTCTACGCCGCCGGCGAGTGCGCCTGCGTGAGCGTCCACGGCTCGAACCGCCTCGGCACCAACTCGCTGCTCGACATCAACGTCTTTGGCAAGCGCGCCGGCAAGAACGCCGTCGAGTACGTCAAGACGGCGGAGTTCGTCCCGCTGCCCGACGACGCGGCCGAGTTCGTCAAGGGCCTGGTCGACCAGGTGCGCAACGCCTCCGGGACCGAGCGCATCGCGGTCCTCCGCAAGGAGCTCCAGGACTCCATGGACGACAACGCCCAGGTATTCCGCACCGAGGAGACGCTGACCGAGGTCACGAAGGTGATCGAGTCGCTCCGCGAGCGCTACAAGAACATCTCCGTGCAAGACAAGGGGAAGCGCTTCAACACCGACCTCCTCGAGGCGATCGAGCTGGGCTTCCTGCTCGACCTGGCCGAGGTCGTCGTCTACTCGGCTCGTTCTCGCACCGAGAGCCGCGGCGGTCACTTCCGCGAGGACTACCCGACGCGCGACGACGAGAAGTGGCTCGTGCACACCATGGCCTACCTGACCGGCGACGCCCACTCGGCCGACGCGGGCGACCACATCAAGCTCGACACCAAGCCGGTCGTCATCACGAACTACCAGCCGATGGAACGGAAGTACTGA
- a CDS encoding mannose-1-phosphate guanylyltransferase, whose protein sequence is MTTARESLDRFYSIIPAGGIGSRLWPLSRADAPKFLHDLTGSGSTLLRGTWDRLAPINGEQRIMVVTGRSHRAAVEAQLPALEDHNVVLESEPKDSTAAIGLAAAILVKREPDVIIGSFAADHVIADQRSFVRAVHEAIAAADAGYIATIGITPTEPAIGFGYIHTGDDLAIEGAPHAKAVTSFVEKPELETAEAYLRDGNYLWNGGMFISRADRLLEQLGETRPELLKGILELADAWDTPARGAVVDRIWPNLEKIAIDYTVAEPAAAQGRLAVVPGDFDWDDVGDFASIAKLHSKGRASDLAILGENARVLADSSSGIVVSQGDRLISLIGVTDIVVVDTPDALLVTTSANAQRVKSVVDALKLSGRNDVL, encoded by the coding sequence ATGACGACAGCACGAGAGAGCCTCGACCGGTTCTACAGCATCATCCCGGCCGGCGGCATCGGATCCCGGCTGTGGCCGCTCAGCCGCGCCGACGCCCCCAAGTTCCTCCACGACCTCACCGGCAGCGGCTCGACCCTCCTCCGCGGCACGTGGGACCGCCTCGCGCCCATCAACGGCGAGCAGCGCATCATGGTGGTCACCGGCCGGTCGCACCGCGCCGCCGTCGAGGCCCAGCTCCCCGCCCTGGAGGACCACAACGTCGTCCTCGAGAGCGAGCCGAAAGACTCCACGGCGGCCATCGGCCTCGCCGCGGCCATCCTGGTCAAGCGCGAGCCCGATGTCATCATCGGCTCCTTCGCCGCCGACCACGTCATCGCCGACCAGCGGTCGTTCGTCCGCGCCGTCCACGAGGCGATCGCGGCCGCCGACGCCGGCTACATCGCGACGATCGGCATCACGCCGACGGAGCCGGCCATCGGCTTCGGCTACATCCACACGGGCGACGATCTCGCCATCGAGGGCGCCCCGCACGCGAAGGCCGTGACGTCGTTCGTCGAGAAGCCGGAGCTCGAGACCGCAGAGGCCTACCTCCGCGACGGCAACTACCTCTGGAACGGCGGGATGTTCATCTCGCGCGCCGACCGGCTCCTGGAGCAGCTCGGCGAGACCCGCCCGGAGCTGCTGAAGGGCATCCTCGAGCTCGCCGACGCCTGGGACACCCCGGCGCGCGGAGCCGTCGTCGACCGCATCTGGCCGAACCTCGAGAAGATCGCCATCGACTACACGGTGGCCGAGCCGGCCGCGGCACAGGGTCGACTCGCGGTCGTCCCCGGCGACTTCGACTGGGACGACGTGGGCGACTTCGCCTCCATCGCGAAGCTGCACTCGAAGGGGCGCGCGTCCGACCTCGCCATCCTCGGCGAGAACGCCCGCGTCCTCGCGGACTCCTCGTCGGGCATCGTGGTGAGCCAGGGCGACCGCCTCATCTCGCTCATCGGCGTGACCGACATCGTCGTCGTCGACACCCCGGACGCCCTCCTGGTCACCACCAGCGCGAACGCCCAGCGGGTGAAGTCGGTCGTCGACGCCCTCAAGCTCTCCGGGCGCAACGACGTCCTCTGA
- the sdhC gene encoding succinate dehydrogenase, cytochrome b556 subunit, with the protein MAEQTTGVLSGSSPQGSPSASIPEPRAGRFQGTLYRGREGMWSWVLHRITGVSIYFFLLVHILDTALVRVSPQAYNAVIGTYKHPIMGLGETALVAAIGFHALNGLRIILIDFLPNGTKYQKLLFWIVIALWIVLLIGFVPRQLMNVFSE; encoded by the coding sequence ATGGCCGAGCAGACAACGGGGGTACTCAGCGGCTCGTCGCCGCAGGGCTCCCCATCAGCATCGATCCCCGAGCCCCGCGCCGGGCGCTTTCAGGGAACCCTCTACCGGGGCCGCGAGGGCATGTGGTCGTGGGTCCTCCACCGCATCACCGGGGTCTCGATCTACTTCTTCCTCCTGGTGCACATCCTCGACACGGCTCTCGTCCGCGTCAGCCCCCAGGCGTACAACGCGGTGATCGGCACGTACAAGCACCCGATCATGGGTCTCGGCGAGACGGCTCTGGTCGCGGCGATCGGCTTCCACGCCCTCAACGGGCTGCGGATCATCCTGATCGACTTCCTGCCCAACGGCACGAAGTACCAGAAGCTCCTCTTCTGGATCGTCATCGCCCTGTGGATCGTGCTGCTCATCGGCTTCGTCCCCCGCCAGCTCATGAACGTCTTCTCGGAGTAA
- a CDS encoding succinate dehydrogenase hydrophobic membrane anchor subunit has product MAIDTSAPSTIEAPRSKRPATRSTNWEKWGWIYMRGSGVLLVVLIFAHLFTNLIAGQGGVKAIDFAFVGGKWSNPFWQIWDTLLLWLALIHGSNGMRTIVNDYVANQTLRKVMLVALLVSSVVLILLGTLVIYTFSPCPAGALPSDLPSFCPAQ; this is encoded by the coding sequence ATGGCCATCGACACCTCAGCACCCTCGACGATCGAGGCCCCGCGGTCCAAGCGACCCGCCACACGCTCCACGAACTGGGAGAAGTGGGGCTGGATCTACATGCGCGGCAGCGGCGTCCTGCTCGTCGTGCTCATCTTCGCGCACCTCTTCACCAACCTCATCGCCGGCCAGGGCGGCGTCAAGGCCATCGACTTCGCCTTCGTCGGCGGGAAGTGGTCGAACCCCTTCTGGCAGATCTGGGACACCCTCCTCCTCTGGCTCGCTCTCATCCACGGCTCCAACGGGATGCGCACGATCGTCAACGACTACGTCGCCAACCAGACCCTGCGCAAGGTCATGCTCGTCGCGCTCCTGGTGTCGAGCGTCGTCCTCATCCTCCTCGGAACGCTCGTGATCTACACGTTCTCGCCCTGCCCCGCCGGCGCCCTGCCCTCCGACCTGCCGTCGTTCTGCCCCGCGCAGTAG
- a CDS encoding DUF6177 family protein — MGTSIRHPLIDGITARVVRVETRASVIRLSGPLADVLARPPIGGRRVVIVSPEGSRITIGLRAALTAAGGAWLVRTAAGYRDGVTGILRDHVDDFDAADPSAVIGWDEAGEADEAAGDRVAPSGSDPVDRATQLSVDVTVLHRASHETLLGGALEALCEAVGGYRPRAWGRSEPLDHAWDRWVLTQDARHRAPDTSRVIVEGRHLSAAVTARVTDRGIEETVALTADVPGGSAGVDAAVDRVRVALGDLAREALPTFALVLAREGETDRTFRAVSYPPPNPLVLLIGAPSVRRLDLAAAAFGEAQRVDVVGRPAGPAFLLPLGDAAHPGWDALHDALDSVGSERLTTLLSPPLLQAWEDDLHADLEELDRKLGEGVQDAP; from the coding sequence GTGGGTACCTCCATACGCCATCCCCTCATCGACGGGATCACCGCGCGTGTCGTCCGCGTCGAGACACGAGCGAGCGTCATCCGACTGAGCGGTCCGCTCGCCGACGTCCTGGCGAGGCCCCCGATCGGCGGCCGCCGGGTCGTGATCGTCAGCCCCGAGGGCTCACGGATCACCATCGGCCTCCGAGCCGCTCTCACGGCCGCGGGCGGTGCCTGGCTGGTGCGGACGGCCGCCGGCTATCGGGACGGCGTCACGGGCATCCTGCGCGACCATGTCGACGACTTCGACGCGGCGGACCCGTCGGCCGTGATCGGCTGGGACGAGGCCGGCGAGGCCGACGAGGCGGCGGGGGACCGGGTCGCACCGAGCGGATCGGACCCCGTCGACCGGGCGACACAGCTCAGCGTCGACGTCACCGTGCTCCACCGCGCGTCGCACGAGACCCTGCTCGGCGGGGCACTCGAGGCCCTCTGCGAGGCCGTCGGCGGCTACCGGCCGCGAGCGTGGGGCCGCTCCGAGCCCCTCGACCACGCCTGGGATCGCTGGGTCCTGACGCAGGATGCCCGCCACCGCGCACCCGACACCTCCCGCGTCATCGTCGAGGGGCGGCACCTCTCGGCCGCCGTCACCGCGCGCGTGACCGACCGCGGCATCGAGGAGACCGTGGCGCTCACGGCCGACGTGCCCGGCGGGTCCGCCGGTGTCGACGCGGCGGTCGACCGGGTCCGGGTCGCGCTCGGCGACCTCGCCCGCGAGGCCCTCCCCACGTTCGCTCTCGTCCTGGCCCGGGAGGGGGAGACCGACCGCACGTTCCGGGCCGTCTCCTATCCGCCGCCGAACCCCCTGGTCCTCCTCATCGGGGCTCCGTCGGTGCGCCGACTCGATCTGGCCGCGGCGGCCTTCGGCGAGGCGCAGCGCGTCGACGTCGTCGGGCGTCCGGCGGGACCGGCGTTCCTCCTGCCCCTCGGCGACGCCGCGCATCCCGGCTGGGACGCCCTGCACGACGCCCTCGATTCCGTGGGATCGGAGAGGCTGACGACGCTGCTCTCTCCGCCGCTCCTGCAGGCCTGGGAGGACGACCTCCACGCGGACCTCGAGGAACTCGATCGAAAACTGGGGGAGGGGGTGCAGGATGCCCCGTGA
- a CDS encoding succinate dehydrogenase iron-sulfur subunit, which produces MSTVLDERPAAADAIQKFTATLVIRRFDPETDSEPRWEEFKVEVLPTDRVLDALHQIKWEQDGSLTFRRSCAHGVCGSDAMRINGRNRLACKTLIKDLDLDKPVYVEAIKGLPLEKDLVVDMEPFFASYREIQPFLQASSKPEKERLQSVEQRARFDDTTKCILCAACTSSCPVFWTDGQYFGPAAIVNAHRFIFDSRDEEAKVRLDILNDKEGVWRCRTTFNCTEACPRGIQVTQAIAEVKAAVLRGHA; this is translated from the coding sequence ATGAGCACTGTCCTCGACGAGCGTCCGGCCGCGGCCGACGCGATCCAGAAGTTCACCGCGACCCTGGTCATCCGCCGGTTCGATCCCGAGACCGACTCCGAGCCGCGCTGGGAGGAGTTCAAGGTCGAGGTTCTTCCGACCGACCGGGTGCTCGACGCCCTGCACCAGATCAAGTGGGAGCAGGACGGCTCGCTGACCTTCCGCCGCTCCTGCGCCCACGGTGTCTGCGGCTCCGACGCCATGCGCATCAACGGCCGCAACCGGCTCGCCTGCAAGACCCTGATCAAGGACCTCGATCTCGACAAGCCCGTCTACGTCGAAGCCATCAAGGGTCTCCCCCTCGAGAAGGACCTCGTCGTCGACATGGAGCCGTTCTTCGCCTCCTACCGCGAGATCCAGCCCTTCCTCCAGGCCTCCTCGAAGCCCGAGAAGGAGCGCCTGCAGAGCGTCGAGCAGCGCGCCCGCTTCGACGACACCACCAAGTGCATCCTCTGCGCCGCGTGCACCTCGTCGTGCCCGGTGTTCTGGACCGACGGGCAGTACTTCGGCCCGGCCGCGATCGTCAACGCGCACCGCTTCATCTTCGACTCCCGCGACGAGGAGGCCAAGGTCCGCCTCGACATCCTCAACGACAAGGAGGGCGTCTGGCGCTGCCGCACGACCTTCAACTGCACCGAGGCCTGCCCCCGCGGCATCCAGGTGACGCAGGCGATCGCCGAGGTCAAGGCCGCCGTCCTGCGCGGTCACGCGTAG
- a CDS encoding BMP family lipoprotein, whose product MTISAGKVVASGLAMVAATALLAGCGSAPTPSSSATTAKSSYVPCMVSDAGGFDDKSFNQLGLDGLNEAAKDLGATPKKVESADQTVYASNISSLVNQKCNLIITVGFLLADATKAAAKANPNVDFATIDDASTTADNVRPITFNTSEAAFLGGYAAASYSKTGVVGTFGGAQIPTVTIFMDGFADGVKYYNEQKKKDVKVVGWDVSSQKGVFTGGFDAGTAAKQSAQTLIDQNADVIMPVGGPIYQSAAQAIKDADKGIVLVGVDSDTYETDPANASLFLTSVEKGIAPATKAVVEDAAKGSFTNTPYVGTLKNDGVGLAPFHDYESKIASSLPGELDTIKAGIIDGSIKVESPASLTK is encoded by the coding sequence TTGACTATCTCTGCAGGGAAGGTCGTCGCGAGCGGTCTCGCAATGGTCGCCGCCACCGCACTCCTGGCCGGTTGCGGCTCGGCACCGACGCCGAGCAGCTCCGCCACCACGGCCAAGTCCAGCTACGTCCCGTGCATGGTCTCCGACGCGGGCGGGTTCGACGACAAGTCGTTCAACCAGCTCGGCCTCGACGGCCTCAACGAGGCCGCGAAAGACCTCGGCGCCACCCCGAAGAAGGTCGAGTCGGCCGACCAGACGGTCTACGCCTCGAACATCTCGAGCCTCGTCAACCAGAAGTGCAACCTGATCATCACGGTCGGCTTCCTCCTGGCCGACGCGACCAAGGCCGCCGCCAAGGCGAACCCGAACGTCGACTTCGCGACGATCGACGACGCGTCGACGACCGCCGACAACGTGCGCCCGATCACGTTCAACACCTCCGAGGCCGCGTTCCTCGGCGGCTACGCCGCGGCGAGCTACTCGAAGACCGGCGTCGTCGGCACCTTCGGCGGCGCGCAGATCCCGACCGTCACCATCTTCATGGACGGCTTCGCGGACGGCGTCAAGTACTACAACGAGCAGAAGAAGAAGGACGTCAAGGTCGTCGGCTGGGACGTCTCGAGCCAGAAGGGCGTCTTCACCGGCGGCTTCGACGCCGGAACCGCGGCGAAGCAGTCCGCTCAGACCCTGATCGACCAGAACGCGGACGTCATCATGCCCGTCGGCGGACCGATCTACCAGAGCGCCGCGCAGGCGATCAAGGACGCCGACAAGGGCATCGTCCTCGTCGGTGTCGACTCCGACACCTACGAGACCGACCCGGCGAACGCGTCCCTCTTCCTGACCAGCGTCGAGAAGGGCATCGCCCCCGCCACCAAGGCCGTCGTGGAGGACGCCGCCAAGGGCAGCTTCACCAACACGCCCTACGTCGGGACCCTCAAGAACGACGGCGTCGGCCTCGCCCCGTTCCACGACTACGAGAGCAAGATCGCGTCGAGCCTCCCCGGTGAGCTCGACACGATCAAGGCCGGCATCATCGACGGTTCGATCAAGGTCGAGTCGCCGGCGTCGCTGACCAAGTAG
- a CDS encoding glycosyltransferase family 4 protein, with protein MRVAIVTESFLPTLNGVTTSVCRILEHLRERGHDAMVIAPDGRGPTTFAGFPVHRMPSVAYRQFPVGIPGPQLAGLLAGFAPDVVHAASPFILGAQAVTAANRIGVPSVAVFQTDMAKYAGRNGFGPATSALAWKVIRWIHSGAALTLVPSEASRLDLERQGIERLALWGRGVDSVLYHPNRRQDPATGILRSRLAPAGEVLVGYVGRLAPEKELHRLAALRRIRNMRLVLVGDGPARATLGRKLAHLDPVFLGSLRGEELATAYAALDVFVHASTTETFGQTLQEAHAAGLPVVAPAAGGPLDLVRHGVDGLLVDPHHDHSLRRAVLGLVEDPLQRARFGEAGRRAVVGRTWTALGDELIGHYAAVIAAKEPTRRALDDLSPSR; from the coding sequence ATGCGAGTAGCCATCGTGACCGAGAGCTTCCTACCGACTCTGAACGGGGTCACGACGAGCGTCTGTCGCATCCTGGAGCACCTGCGCGAGCGGGGCCACGACGCGATGGTGATCGCCCCCGACGGCCGCGGCCCCACGACCTTCGCGGGATTCCCGGTGCACCGGATGCCCTCCGTGGCCTACCGGCAGTTCCCGGTCGGGATCCCCGGCCCGCAGCTCGCCGGTCTCCTCGCCGGATTCGCGCCGGACGTCGTCCACGCGGCCTCCCCGTTCATCCTCGGCGCGCAGGCCGTGACGGCCGCGAATCGGATCGGGGTGCCGAGCGTCGCCGTCTTCCAGACGGACATGGCGAAGTACGCGGGCCGCAACGGATTCGGCCCGGCGACCTCGGCGCTGGCGTGGAAGGTGATCCGCTGGATCCACTCCGGCGCCGCTCTCACGCTCGTGCCGTCGGAGGCGTCGCGGCTCGACCTCGAGCGGCAGGGCATCGAGCGCCTGGCGCTGTGGGGTCGCGGCGTCGACTCGGTGCTGTACCACCCCAACCGGCGGCAGGACCCCGCCACGGGCATCCTGCGGTCCCGCCTCGCCCCGGCGGGAGAGGTGCTCGTCGGCTACGTCGGGCGGCTCGCGCCGGAGAAGGAGCTGCACCGGCTCGCGGCGCTCCGCAGGATCCGGAACATGCGGCTCGTCCTCGTCGGCGACGGCCCCGCGCGCGCCACGCTCGGCAGGAAGCTGGCGCACCTCGATCCCGTCTTCCTCGGCTCGCTCCGCGGCGAGGAGCTCGCGACCGCCTACGCCGCCCTCGACGTCTTCGTCCACGCGAGCACGACCGAGACCTTCGGCCAGACCCTGCAGGAGGCGCACGCGGCGGGGCTCCCGGTCGTCGCCCCCGCCGCGGGAGGCCCTCTCGACCTGGTCCGCCACGGCGTCGACGGTCTCCTCGTCGACCCGCACCACGACCACTCCCTGCGCCGAGCGGTGCTCGGCCTGGTCGAGGACCCGCTCCAGCGCGCCCGGTTCGGCGAGGCCGGAAGGAGGGCCGTCGTCGGCCGGACCTGGACCGCCCTCGGGGACGAGCTGATCGGCCACTACGCCGCCGTGATCGCGGCGAAGGAACCCACCCGCCGGGCCCTCGACGATCTCTCGCCGTCGAGATAG